A genome region from Cucurbita pepo subsp. pepo cultivar mu-cu-16 chromosome LG02, ASM280686v2, whole genome shotgun sequence includes the following:
- the LOC111785369 gene encoding O-fucosyltransferase 27-like, whose protein sequence is MKGKGEMVIKSRMKWVGLVGIVLSAFSLFTHFFLARFTQEGISEFQSSVTIFSWRPVFEHAVFPPNSPLFRRLWGPVRQLESLHPDANPRQHYPDPSLQSNGFIFVRIQGGFHEIRNSICDVVVVARLLNATLVIPEIQSTTSSKGISSQFKSFAYLYSEDHFITALSKDVKIVKTLPRNLKGARRKKEIPRFKAPYLASPYFYRRHVLPVLKKHLVVELVVSDGGCMQAVLPPDLEEYQRLRCRVAFHALRFRMEVQDLATKILQRLRAPGRPFIAYYPGMTREALAYYGCAELFQDVHNELIEHKRSWMRRRGIIKGKLSVNSEEQRLNGSCPLMPEEVGILLRAHGYSWDTIIYVSGGEVFGGQRTLIPLHAIFENVVDRTSLSSPWELNRLYGREINVGSNYPRSPPYISKEQKPDAWKTDGPRPRPLPPPPARPKYPHNIEGWWGWVAESDIEPESTVIELRTNAHKLLWEAIDYFISVEADVFIPGFDRDGKGHPNFASLVMGHRLYQSASLKTYRPDRREVATLLAETRDHLYQANYTWLRSIRRHLRKSILDGLMEASTPSKSISFLSHPVPECSCSRQDPAQLQAQAAGGGLGAVQHCRGWMRSESGMQSKDKQNEEDGDEDDPTSESFFKYSSENRVEGSGDMNSKEAILLNDQEELDGGER, encoded by the exons ATGAAAGGGAAGGGAGAAATGGTGATAAAATCAAGGATGAAATGGGTTGGTTTGGTGGGTATTGTTCTTTCAGCGTTTTCCCTCTTCACCCATTTCTTTCTTGCTAGGTTTACTCAAGAGGGTATTTCTGAGTTTCAATCCTCTGTTACAATCTTCTCGTGGAGACCCGTTTTTGAACATGCAGTTTTCCCCCCAAAT AGTCCTTTGTTTAGACGGCTTTGGGGCCCTGTTAGGCAGCTGGAGTCTTTGCATCCTGATGCTAATCCTAGACAACATTATCCTG ATCCCTCATTACAATCAAATGGATTCATCTTTGTTCGGATACAGGGCGGATTCCATGAGATCAGGAATTCG ATTTGTGATGTTGTTGTCGTTGCTCGGCTACTTAATGCCACCTTAGTCATTCCCGAGATTCAATCGACCACGAGCAGCAAAGGAATCAG TTCCCAGTTCAAGAGTTTTGCTTACCTCTATAGTGAGGACCATTTCATCACGGCCTTGTCGAAAGACGTTAAAATCGTGAAGACCCTTCCGAGAAATCTTAAAGGTGCTCGGAGGAAAAAGGAGATCCCGCGATTTAAAGCACCGTACTTAGCATCTCCGTATTTCTATCGGCGCCATGTACTTCCTGTTTTGAAGAAGCACTTGGTGGTTGAACTAGTTGTCTCTGATGGTGGATGCATGCAG GCTGTCCTTCCGCCTGATCTCGAAGAGTACCAGAGATTGAGATGTAGAGTTGCTTTTCATGCTCTTCGATTCAGAATGGAAGTTCAGGATCTTGCCACCAAAATTCTGCAGag GCTTAGAGCTCCAGGCAGGCCGTTCATAGCCTACTATCCTGGGATGACACGGGAGGCATTAGCGTATTACGGTTGTGCTGAACTGTTCCAG GATGTACATAACGAGCTCATTGAGCACAAAAGATCGTGGATGCGAAGGCGCGGGATCATCAAGGGGAAGCTTTCAGTGAATTCTGAGGAGCAACGACTCAATGGTTCATGTCCTCTAATGCCAGAAGAG GTCGGAATTCTTCTCCGAGCTCATGGATATTCATGGGACACCATTATTTACGTGTCGGGCGGAGAAGTTTTTGGTGGACAAAGAACCTTGATTCCTCTCCATGCTATCTTTGAGAATGTTGTTGACAGGACTTCCCTTAGCTCCCCATGGGAACTTAATAGGCTTTACGGTCGCGAGATCAACGTCGGTAGCAACTATCCAAGGTCTCCACCTTACATTTCAAAGGAGCAGAAGCCTGATGCATGGAAGACAGACGGACCACGTCCTCGCCCATTGCCACCACCTCCGGCAAGGCCAAAGTACCCACATAACATAGAAGGCTGGTGGGGTTGGGTAGCTGAGAGTGACATTGAGCCTGAAAGTACTGTGATTGAGTTGAGAACCAATGCCCATAAATTGCTTTGGGAAGCTATAGATTACTTCATATCCGTTGAAGCCGACGTTTTTATCCCTGGTTTCGACCGTGATGGCAAGGGGCATCCAAATTTCGCGAGTTTGGTGATGGGCCATAGGCTTTATCAGTCAGCTTCCCTTAAAACATATCGACCCGATAG AAGAGAAGTAGCAACTCTGTTAGCAGAAACCAGAGACCACCTATATCAAGCGAACTATACATGGCTGAGATCGATCCGTCGACATCTAAGAAAATCAATACTTGATGGACTTATGGAGGCATCAACACCATCAAAATCGATATCGTTCCTATCTCATCCAGTTCCCGAATGTTCTTGCTCGAGACAGGACCCAGCTCAATTGCAAGCTCAGGCTGCTGGTGGTGGTCTAGGAGCTGTGCAGCATTGTCGTGGTTGGATGCGAAGCGAGTCGGGAATGCAATCAAAAGATAAGCAGAACGAAGAAGATGGCGACGAAGATGATCCAACGTCGGAATCGTTTTTCAAGTACAGTAGCGAAAACCGGGTGGAGGGAAGTGGAGATATGAACAGCAAGGAAGCTATTCTGTTGAATGATCAAGAAGAACTTGATGGAGGAGAGAGATAG
- the LOC111785881 gene encoding transcription factor BIM2-like isoform X3 translates to MVKTSKSVQERFEDDGNGELGVKIEGKSGDSKASDHRSKHSETEQRRRSKINERFQILRDLIPQNDQKRDKASFLLEVIEYIQFLQEKLNLYEGSCQGWSPEPSKLMPWKNYRASENYVDHSQVIKSGSSHENAVFSQPMLTNASNVMDADLGPVAELNAVDHALVSASQELPMTMRAQPVVFDSVGRGSLSTETLDEPASGSENISSKTKTESFQGRTSTSTGFRNHAVSDREDLTMESELESISGAYSHGLLNTLTQALQASGIDLSQTNISVKVDVGKRANRTMSMSEDDKKQSMNNQVMAESLHGCFTENTEQAHKKLRTGV, encoded by the exons ATGGTGAAAACTTCCAAGTCCGTCCAGGAACGCTTCGAAGACGATGGCAACg GAGAATTGGGAGTAAAGATTGAGGGGAAGAGTGGGGACAGCAAGGCGAGTGATCATCGGTCTAAACATTCAGAGACTGAGCAGCGGAGGAGGAGTAAAATTAATGAAAG ATTTCAGATTTTGAGAGACCTCATACCTCAGAATGACCAAAAAAGAGATAAGGCTTCATTCTTGTTAGAg GTAATAGAATACATTCAGTTTCTACAAGAGAAGTTAAATTTGTACGAAGGGTCGTGCCAAGGTTGGAGTCCAGAACCTTCAAAATTGATGCCATGG AAGAATTATAGAGCTTCTGAAAATTATGTTGATCATTCTCAAGTGATAAAGAGTGGTTCCAGTCATGAGAATGCTGTTTTCTCCCAACCAATGCTAACAAATGCATCAAATGTGATGGACGCTGACTTGGGTCCCGTGGCAGAATTAAATGCAGTCGATCATGCTCTTGTCTCTGCTTCTCAAGAACTCCCCATGACCATGCGTGCACAACCAGTTGTGTTTGACTCGGTTGGAAGAGGTAGTTTATCCACTGAAACTTTGGATGAACCTGCATCAGGATCAGAGAACATCTCTTCCAAGACCAAGACTGAATCGTTTCAGGGCAGAACCTCTACCAGCACAGGTTTCCGAAACCATGCTGTTAGTGATCGGGAGGATCTGACCATGGAAAGTGAACTGGAGAGTATCTCAGGTGCCTATTCCCATGG GCTACTGAATACCTTGACCCAGGCGCTGCAGGCTTCAGGCATTGATCTGTCACAGACCAATATCTCCGTGAaagttgatgttggaaaacgAGCAAATAGAACGATGTCCATGTCCGAG GATGACAAAAAACAATCTATGAACAATCAAGTGATGGCAGAGAGTTTACATGGCTGCTTCACTGAGAACACAGAACAAGCTCACAAGAAGCTTAGAACAGGGGTCTAG
- the LOC111785881 gene encoding transcription factor BIM3-like isoform X1, with the protein MVKTSKSVQERFEDDGNGELGVKIEGKSGDSKASDHRSKHSETEQRRRSKINERFQILRDLIPQNDQKRDKASFLLEVIEYIQFLQEKLNLYEGSCQGWSPEPSKLMPWKNYRASENYVDHSQVIKSGSSHENAVFSQPMLTNASNVMDADLGPVAELNAVDHALVSASQELPMTMRAQPVVFDSVGRGSLSTETLDEPASGSENISSKTKTESFQGRTSTSTGFRNHAVSDREDLTMESELESISGAYSHGLLNTLTQALQASGIDLSQTNISVKVDVGKRANRTMSMSEIFHQDDKKQSMNNQVMAESLHGCFTENTEQAHKKLRTGV; encoded by the exons ATGGTGAAAACTTCCAAGTCCGTCCAGGAACGCTTCGAAGACGATGGCAACg GAGAATTGGGAGTAAAGATTGAGGGGAAGAGTGGGGACAGCAAGGCGAGTGATCATCGGTCTAAACATTCAGAGACTGAGCAGCGGAGGAGGAGTAAAATTAATGAAAG ATTTCAGATTTTGAGAGACCTCATACCTCAGAATGACCAAAAAAGAGATAAGGCTTCATTCTTGTTAGAg GTAATAGAATACATTCAGTTTCTACAAGAGAAGTTAAATTTGTACGAAGGGTCGTGCCAAGGTTGGAGTCCAGAACCTTCAAAATTGATGCCATGG AAGAATTATAGAGCTTCTGAAAATTATGTTGATCATTCTCAAGTGATAAAGAGTGGTTCCAGTCATGAGAATGCTGTTTTCTCCCAACCAATGCTAACAAATGCATCAAATGTGATGGACGCTGACTTGGGTCCCGTGGCAGAATTAAATGCAGTCGATCATGCTCTTGTCTCTGCTTCTCAAGAACTCCCCATGACCATGCGTGCACAACCAGTTGTGTTTGACTCGGTTGGAAGAGGTAGTTTATCCACTGAAACTTTGGATGAACCTGCATCAGGATCAGAGAACATCTCTTCCAAGACCAAGACTGAATCGTTTCAGGGCAGAACCTCTACCAGCACAGGTTTCCGAAACCATGCTGTTAGTGATCGGGAGGATCTGACCATGGAAAGTGAACTGGAGAGTATCTCAGGTGCCTATTCCCATGG GCTACTGAATACCTTGACCCAGGCGCTGCAGGCTTCAGGCATTGATCTGTCACAGACCAATATCTCCGTGAaagttgatgttggaaaacgAGCAAATAGAACGATGTCCATGTCCGAG ATATTTCACCAGGATGACAAAAAACAATCTATGAACAATCAAGTGATGGCAGAGAGTTTACATGGCTGCTTCACTGAGAACACAGAACAAGCTCACAAGAAGCTTAGAACAGGGGTCTAG
- the LOC111785881 gene encoding transcription factor BIM3-like isoform X2, with amino-acid sequence MVKTSKSVQERFEDDGNGELGVKIEGKSGDSKASDHRSKHSETEQRRRSKINERFQILRDLIPQNDQKRDKASFLLEVIEYIQFLQEKLNLYEGSCQGWSPEPSKLMPWNYRASENYVDHSQVIKSGSSHENAVFSQPMLTNASNVMDADLGPVAELNAVDHALVSASQELPMTMRAQPVVFDSVGRGSLSTETLDEPASGSENISSKTKTESFQGRTSTSTGFRNHAVSDREDLTMESELESISGAYSHGLLNTLTQALQASGIDLSQTNISVKVDVGKRANRTMSMSEIFHQDDKKQSMNNQVMAESLHGCFTENTEQAHKKLRTGV; translated from the exons ATGGTGAAAACTTCCAAGTCCGTCCAGGAACGCTTCGAAGACGATGGCAACg GAGAATTGGGAGTAAAGATTGAGGGGAAGAGTGGGGACAGCAAGGCGAGTGATCATCGGTCTAAACATTCAGAGACTGAGCAGCGGAGGAGGAGTAAAATTAATGAAAG ATTTCAGATTTTGAGAGACCTCATACCTCAGAATGACCAAAAAAGAGATAAGGCTTCATTCTTGTTAGAg GTAATAGAATACATTCAGTTTCTACAAGAGAAGTTAAATTTGTACGAAGGGTCGTGCCAAGGTTGGAGTCCAGAACCTTCAAAATTGATGCCATGG AATTATAGAGCTTCTGAAAATTATGTTGATCATTCTCAAGTGATAAAGAGTGGTTCCAGTCATGAGAATGCTGTTTTCTCCCAACCAATGCTAACAAATGCATCAAATGTGATGGACGCTGACTTGGGTCCCGTGGCAGAATTAAATGCAGTCGATCATGCTCTTGTCTCTGCTTCTCAAGAACTCCCCATGACCATGCGTGCACAACCAGTTGTGTTTGACTCGGTTGGAAGAGGTAGTTTATCCACTGAAACTTTGGATGAACCTGCATCAGGATCAGAGAACATCTCTTCCAAGACCAAGACTGAATCGTTTCAGGGCAGAACCTCTACCAGCACAGGTTTCCGAAACCATGCTGTTAGTGATCGGGAGGATCTGACCATGGAAAGTGAACTGGAGAGTATCTCAGGTGCCTATTCCCATGG GCTACTGAATACCTTGACCCAGGCGCTGCAGGCTTCAGGCATTGATCTGTCACAGACCAATATCTCCGTGAaagttgatgttggaaaacgAGCAAATAGAACGATGTCCATGTCCGAG ATATTTCACCAGGATGACAAAAAACAATCTATGAACAATCAAGTGATGGCAGAGAGTTTACATGGCTGCTTCACTGAGAACACAGAACAAGCTCACAAGAAGCTTAGAACAGGGGTCTAG